The following are encoded together in the Kutzneria kofuensis genome:
- a CDS encoding helix-turn-helix transcriptional regulator encodes MLETSARLLRLLSLLQARQDWSGAELATRLEVDVRTVRRDVDRLRNLGYPVDASPGVAGGYRLGVGASLPPLLLDDEEAVAVAISLRTAAAGSVTGIEETSIRALTKLEHMLPSRLRHRVSALQAVVVQTSSYGPSVDAEVLAQVAGACREHMRLRFDYRSHDGTASRRQVEPHSLVNIGRRWYVLAWDLDRADWRTFRLDRVEPKTPTGPRFQPRTPPADAATFVSKGVTGRAYKFEGKFLLHAPIDRVAERVTPTSGRLEPVDDNSCILHAGADSLVGMAVFISMFGFEFEVLEPVELVGYLREHIARMQRAVARHSEG; translated from the coding sequence GTGTTGGAGACCTCCGCCCGGCTGCTGCGCCTGCTGTCGCTGCTCCAGGCCCGTCAGGACTGGTCCGGCGCCGAGTTGGCGACCCGGCTCGAGGTGGACGTCCGGACCGTGCGCCGGGACGTCGACCGCCTGCGCAACCTCGGCTACCCCGTGGACGCCTCCCCCGGCGTCGCCGGCGGATACCGGCTCGGGGTCGGGGCGTCGCTGCCGCCCCTGCTGCTGGACGACGAGGAGGCCGTCGCCGTGGCGATCAGCCTGCGCACCGCGGCCGCCGGCAGCGTCACCGGCATCGAGGAGACCTCCATCCGGGCGCTGACCAAGCTGGAGCACATGCTGCCGTCGCGACTGCGACACCGCGTGTCGGCGCTGCAGGCGGTGGTCGTGCAGACCTCCTCGTACGGGCCGAGCGTGGACGCCGAGGTGCTGGCGCAGGTGGCCGGCGCGTGCCGGGAGCACATGCGGCTGCGCTTCGACTACCGCTCCCACGACGGCACCGCCAGCCGGCGCCAGGTGGAGCCGCACAGCCTCGTCAACATCGGGCGGCGGTGGTACGTGCTGGCGTGGGACCTCGACCGGGCCGACTGGCGGACGTTCCGCCTGGACCGGGTCGAGCCGAAGACGCCGACCGGTCCCCGGTTCCAGCCCCGCACCCCGCCGGCCGACGCGGCGACGTTCGTGTCCAAGGGCGTGACCGGCCGGGCGTACAAGTTCGAGGGCAAGTTCCTGCTGCACGCGCCGATCGACCGGGTCGCCGAGCGGGTCACGCCGACCTCGGGCCGGCTGGAACCCGTGGACGACAACAGCTGCATCCTCCACGCCGGCGCGGACTCGCTGGTCGGCATGGCCGTGTTCATCAGCATGTTCGGCTTCGAGTTCGAGGTGCTGGAGCCGGTCGAGCTGGTCGGCTACCTGCGCGAGCACATCGCCCGGATGCAGCGGGCGGTGGCTCGCCACTCCGAGGGTTGA